One segment of Labrus mixtus chromosome 10, fLabMix1.1, whole genome shotgun sequence DNA contains the following:
- the atoh8 gene encoding transcription factor atoh8 isoform X1, producing the protein MKNLDQLSQTWNRSISKDPVLVSNKKFKRKSREPKRLCSDPEPDRARSFPADGSDVDSADEAAPLRRQLMQAESRSAGILSGLTEGGDTRAHSGALDMRIGINVPSITPKLTQVPSPSLSEISHWSPTISQPLTHRLRPGHRSTFSLSASTSSSLSLEPALTGLPMPRTPQSSQSQEHLEPQAQSPRDSPRKRAGLNEDGPGPGHEHEHEHGLGHGLGLGLGLGLGHGPAHAHAHGHGHGHGRIPEVKAVQQTRRLLANARERTRVHTISAAFEALRKQVPCYSYGQKLSKLAILRIACNYILSLAQLAELDYSPDRSSLSFSQCVDQCTRTLQAEGRSKKRKE; encoded by the exons ATGAAGAACCTGGATCAACTGAGTCAGACCTGGAACAGGTCCATCAGCAAAGACCCGGTCCTGGTCTCTAATAAGAAGTTCAAGAGGAAGTCCCGGGAGCCTAAAAGACTGTGTAGTGACCCGGAGCCTGACAGGGCCAGGTCTTTTCCTGCAGACGGGTCCGATGTGGACTCTGCAGATGAGGCGGCCCCCCTGCGGAGACAGCTGATGCAAGCCGAGTCCAGGTCTGCAGGGATCCTGTCAGGACTCACAGAGGGCGGGGATACTCGAGCTCACAGCGGGGCCTTAGACATGAGGATCGGCATAAACGTGCCTTCCATCACCCCCAAACTGACCCAGGTCCCGTCCCCCTCACTCTCTGAGATCTCCCACTGGTCTCCCACCATCTCCCAGCCCCTGACGCACAGACTCAGACCGGGCCACAGGTCCACCTTCTCTCTGTCAGCatccaccagcagcagcctctctctGGAGCCCGCACTGACAGGACTGCCTATGCCCAGAACTCCCCAGTCCTCCCAGAGTCAGGAGCACCTGGAGCCTCAGGCCCAGTCCCCAAGG gacTCTCCCAGGAAGCGGGCCGGGCTGAATGAAGATGGACCCGGACCTGggcatgaacatgaacatgaacatggaCTTGGACATGGACTTGGACTTGGACTTGGACTTGGACTTGGACATGGacctgcacatgcacatgcacatggaCATGGACATGGACATGGACGTATTCCAGAGGTGAAAGCGGTCCAGCAGACCAGGAGGCTGCTTGCCAACGCTCGAGAGAGGACCAGAGTCCACACCATCAGTGCTGCGTTTGAAGCGCTGAGGAAACAG gtgccGTGTTACTCGTACGGACAGAAGCTTTCCAAGTTAGCCATCCTGCGTATCGCCTGTAACTACATCCTGTCTCTGGCTCAGCTGGCGGAGCTGGACTACAGTCCGGACCGATCCAGTCTGAGCTTCTCTCAGTGTGTGGACCAGTGTACAAGAACGCTGCAGGCCGAGGGGCGGAGCAAGAAGAGGAAG
- the atoh8 gene encoding transcription factor atoh8 isoform X2 — protein sequence MKNLDQLSQTWNRSISKDPVLVSNKKFKRKSREPKRLCSDPEPDRARSFPADGSDVDSADEAAPLRRQLMQAESRSAGILSGLTEGGDTRAHSGALDMRIGINVPSITPKLTQVPSPSLSEISHWSPTISQPLTHRLRPGHRSTFSLSASTSSSLSLEPALTGLPMPRTPQSSQSQEHLEPQAQSPRDSPRKRAGLNEDGPGPGHEHEHEHGLGHGLGLGLGLGLGHGPAHAHAHGHGHGHGRIPEVKAVQQTRRLLANARERTRVHTISAAFEALRKQE from the exons ATGAAGAACCTGGATCAACTGAGTCAGACCTGGAACAGGTCCATCAGCAAAGACCCGGTCCTGGTCTCTAATAAGAAGTTCAAGAGGAAGTCCCGGGAGCCTAAAAGACTGTGTAGTGACCCGGAGCCTGACAGGGCCAGGTCTTTTCCTGCAGACGGGTCCGATGTGGACTCTGCAGATGAGGCGGCCCCCCTGCGGAGACAGCTGATGCAAGCCGAGTCCAGGTCTGCAGGGATCCTGTCAGGACTCACAGAGGGCGGGGATACTCGAGCTCACAGCGGGGCCTTAGACATGAGGATCGGCATAAACGTGCCTTCCATCACCCCCAAACTGACCCAGGTCCCGTCCCCCTCACTCTCTGAGATCTCCCACTGGTCTCCCACCATCTCCCAGCCCCTGACGCACAGACTCAGACCGGGCCACAGGTCCACCTTCTCTCTGTCAGCatccaccagcagcagcctctctctGGAGCCCGCACTGACAGGACTGCCTATGCCCAGAACTCCCCAGTCCTCCCAGAGTCAGGAGCACCTGGAGCCTCAGGCCCAGTCCCCAAGG gacTCTCCCAGGAAGCGGGCCGGGCTGAATGAAGATGGACCCGGACCTGggcatgaacatgaacatgaacatggaCTTGGACATGGACTTGGACTTGGACTTGGACTTGGACTTGGACATGGacctgcacatgcacatgcacatggaCATGGACATGGACATGGACGTATTCCAGAGGTGAAAGCGGTCCAGCAGACCAGGAGGCTGCTTGCCAACGCTCGAGAGAGGACCAGAGTCCACACCATCAGTGCTGCGTTTGAAGCGCTGAGGAAACAG
- the LOC132982491 gene encoding trypsin inhibitor ClTI-1-like — translation MKLPVLLCSVLLLSVCGVLSQEDETTAGEQENQTETREAQCDAFSLPSCTRDYNPVCGDNGSTYSNECMLCLYNMEHRLNVRVQSEEMCSPVV, via the exons ATGAAGCTGCCTGTGCTGCTGTGCTCCGtactgctgctgtctgtctgtggtg ttcTCTCTCAGGAGGACGAGACTACAGCTGGAGAACAAGAAAACcaaactgaaaccagagag GCCCAGTGTGATGCGTTCAGTCTACCATCTTGCACCAGGGATTACAATCCTGTGTGTGGCGATAATGGATCAACCTACAGCAACGAGTGTATGCTCTGCTTGTACAAcat ggAACACCGTTTGAACGTGAGAGTGCAGAGTGAAGAGATGTGCTCACCTGTAGTgtga